A section of the Rhizobium sp. Pop5 genome encodes:
- a CDS encoding ABC transporter substrate-binding protein, which translates to MIKLSLVTSARLARLSLSATVSAVLMMAAMTPAEATKTTLNLGMSVEPTGLDPTIAAPVAIGQVTWQNVFEGLVTIDQAGKVQPQLAKSWEISPDGLTYTFKLQTGVKFHDGEIFDAAAAKFSLDRARGEDSVNPQKRFFASIASIDTPDAETLVLHLSAPTGSLIYWLGWPASVMIGPKTAADDKVTPIGTGPFKFANWAKGDKVELARNADYWNKNAAAKLDKVTFRFIADPQAQAAALKSGNLDAFPEFAAPELMSSFDGDARLVTRIGNTELKVVAGMNNAKKPFNDKRVRQALMMAIDRKTLIDGAWSGLGTPIGSHYTPNDPGYQDMTGVLPYNVEKAKALLTESGYPNGFSFTIKSPQMAYAPRSAEVMQAMFAEIGVTMNIEPTEFPAKWVQDIMKDRNFDMTIIAHAEPLDIDIYSRDPYYFNYKNPVVSALMRKVQETTDPAQQNAIYGEAQKILAEDVPALYLFVMPKLGVWDSKLKGLWENEPIPSNVLSGVSWGE; encoded by the coding sequence ATGATCAAGCTTTCGTTGGTGACTTCGGCACGCCTCGCCCGGCTTTCCCTCAGTGCTACAGTTTCGGCGGTGCTGATGATGGCGGCGATGACGCCGGCCGAAGCGACGAAAACCACCCTCAATCTCGGCATGAGCGTCGAACCGACCGGCCTCGACCCGACGATCGCCGCACCGGTGGCGATCGGCCAGGTAACCTGGCAGAACGTGTTCGAAGGCCTCGTGACGATCGACCAGGCCGGCAAGGTTCAGCCGCAGTTGGCGAAAAGCTGGGAGATTTCGCCCGACGGCCTGACCTATACGTTCAAGCTGCAGACGGGTGTCAAATTCCACGACGGCGAGATCTTCGATGCCGCAGCCGCCAAATTCTCGCTCGACCGTGCCCGCGGGGAGGATTCGGTCAATCCGCAGAAACGCTTCTTCGCCTCGATCGCCTCGATCGATACGCCGGATGCTGAAACCCTGGTGCTGCATCTCTCGGCGCCGACCGGCAGCCTGATCTACTGGCTCGGCTGGCCGGCTTCGGTGATGATCGGGCCGAAGACGGCCGCGGACGACAAAGTGACGCCGATCGGCACCGGACCATTCAAATTCGCAAACTGGGCGAAGGGCGACAAGGTCGAACTCGCCAGGAACGCCGATTACTGGAACAAGAATGCGGCCGCCAAGCTCGACAAGGTCACCTTCCGCTTCATCGCCGATCCTCAAGCCCAGGCCGCGGCGCTGAAATCAGGCAATCTCGATGCCTTCCCCGAATTTGCCGCACCCGAACTGATGAGTTCCTTCGACGGCGATGCAAGGCTGGTTACAAGGATCGGCAACACCGAACTCAAGGTCGTCGCCGGCATGAACAATGCCAAGAAGCCCTTCAACGACAAACGCGTCCGCCAGGCGCTGATGATGGCGATCGACCGCAAGACCCTGATCGACGGCGCATGGTCCGGCCTCGGCACGCCGATCGGCAGCCACTATACGCCGAACGATCCGGGCTATCAGGACATGACCGGCGTGCTGCCCTACAATGTCGAGAAGGCAAAGGCGCTGCTGACTGAGTCCGGCTACCCCAACGGCTTCAGCTTCACGATCAAATCGCCGCAGATGGCCTATGCGCCGCGCAGCGCTGAGGTGATGCAGGCGATGTTTGCCGAGATCGGAGTGACGATGAATATCGAGCCGACGGAATTTCCGGCGAAATGGGTCCAGGACATCATGAAGGACCGCAACTTCGACATGACGATCATCGCCCATGCCGAGCCGCTCGACATCGATATCTATTCGCGGGATCCCTATTATTTCAATTACAAGAACCCTGTTGTCAGCGCCTTGATGAGGAAGGTCCAGGAGACGACCGATCCCGCGCAACAGAATGCGATCTACGGCGAAGCACAGAAGATCCTCGCCGAGGACGTGCCAGCGCTCTACCTCTTCGTCATGCCGAAACTCGGCGTCTGGGACAGCAAGTTGAAGGGACTGTGGGAGAACGAGCCGATTCCTTCCAATGTGCTGTCTGGGGTTTCCTGGGGGGAGTGA
- a CDS encoding LysR family transcriptional regulator, which yields MQIRALMYFDELVRTNSMRQAAENLNVAPTAISRQIENLESLFGAPLVERSARGVKLTAAGELLADRAGRTLRELDHVRQLIEDLKGLERGHVSIYANGATVTNLLAPALAEFSLKYPKLRFTVTIASARQAVDAVSSAEADIAVTLFAPAISGTKVRLRSEIAYDLIVTPHHPAAAYDEIPLRKLVDYPLALPDHSFGFRQAFDALITKEGLSLDPIFVTSSMEMLKELVLGGAAATLLPALSVRREIEAGQLRAIPLAGKKGIRTHVDLCVAPDRQLSFAAATLLDFIESFIRERTGGQAQMKD from the coding sequence ATGCAGATCCGGGCGCTGATGTATTTCGACGAGCTGGTCAGGACCAACTCGATGCGCCAGGCGGCCGAAAACCTCAATGTGGCGCCGACGGCGATCAGCCGACAGATCGAGAACCTCGAATCTCTTTTCGGCGCACCCCTCGTCGAGCGCAGCGCCCGCGGCGTCAAGCTGACGGCAGCCGGCGAGCTGCTCGCCGACCGTGCCGGCCGTACGCTGCGCGAACTCGATCATGTGCGGCAGCTGATCGAAGACCTGAAGGGCTTGGAGCGCGGCCATGTCAGCATCTATGCCAATGGCGCCACCGTCACCAATCTGCTGGCGCCGGCGCTAGCCGAATTCAGCCTGAAATATCCGAAGCTGCGCTTTACGGTGACGATCGCCAGTGCGCGGCAGGCAGTTGATGCGGTGAGCAGTGCGGAGGCGGATATTGCGGTGACGCTGTTTGCTCCCGCCATATCCGGCACCAAGGTGCGGCTGCGTTCGGAGATCGCCTATGATCTCATCGTGACACCGCATCACCCGGCGGCAGCATATGACGAAATCCCACTCAGGAAGCTTGTCGATTACCCGCTGGCGCTGCCGGATCACTCCTTCGGCTTCCGCCAGGCTTTTGACGCGCTGATTACGAAGGAGGGGCTAAGCCTCGATCCCATCTTCGTCACGAGCTCGATGGAGATGCTGAAGGAACTCGTGCTCGGCGGCGCCGCGGCGACCTTGCTGCCCGCGCTGAGCGTTCGCCGGGAGATCGAAGCGGGCCAACTCCGCGCCATTCCGCTCGCCGGCAAGAAAGGCATCCGCACCCATGTCGATCTCTGCGTCGCCCCGGATCGGCAGCTGTCCTTTGCCGCGGCTACGCTGCTCGACTTCATCGAGAGCTTCATACGCGAGCGCACCGGCGGCCAGGCGCAAATGAAAGACTGA
- a CDS encoding P1 family peptidase, with translation MPDLLNLLTDIEGVSVGHATDLVLGSGVTAIVFDEPAVASGTVLGGAPGGRDTGLLDPSMTVSAVDAFVLSGGSAFGLDAAGGVQTGLRELGRGFAVGPVNIPIVPQAILMDLLNGGDKDWGLHSPYRDLGYAALKTAAKGAFALGTVGAGTGATTATFKGGVGSASAITSTGHCVAAIVAVNALGSATIGEGPHFWAAPFEKDGEFGGLGMPAAADHRMRLKGMSGPATTIGAVVTDAQLTKAEAHRLSLAGHDGLARALLPAHLPLDGDTLFAASTAKHRRDDMASLMELCHLATIVMARAIARGVYEATALPVEGAQMAWRDRYPNSG, from the coding sequence TTGCCCGATCTTCTCAATCTGCTCACCGACATTGAAGGCGTCTCCGTCGGCCATGCCACCGACCTCGTGCTCGGTTCCGGCGTCACCGCGATCGTCTTCGACGAACCGGCCGTCGCCTCCGGCACGGTGCTCGGCGGCGCACCGGGCGGGCGCGACACTGGCCTGCTCGACCCCTCCATGACCGTCAGTGCGGTGGATGCCTTCGTGCTCTCGGGCGGCTCCGCCTTCGGGCTTGATGCCGCAGGCGGCGTACAGACGGGCCTGCGTGAACTCGGTCGCGGCTTTGCGGTCGGACCGGTCAATATCCCGATCGTACCGCAAGCGATCCTGATGGATCTGCTGAACGGCGGCGACAAGGATTGGGGACTTCACTCCCCCTATCGCGATTTGGGCTATGCAGCATTGAAGACCGCCGCCAAGGGCGCATTCGCGCTCGGCACGGTTGGCGCCGGCACCGGGGCGACGACCGCCACCTTCAAGGGCGGGGTCGGTTCGGCGAGCGCAATCACCAGCACCGGGCATTGCGTCGCGGCGATCGTCGCGGTCAATGCGCTCGGCTCGGCAACGATCGGCGAGGGACCGCATTTCTGGGCGGCACCCTTCGAAAAGGACGGCGAATTCGGTGGGCTCGGCATGCCTGCGGCGGCTGATCACAGGATGCGACTTAAGGGGATGAGCGGACCTGCGACGACGATCGGCGCTGTCGTGACCGACGCGCAACTGACGAAGGCCGAAGCGCACCGGCTGTCGCTTGCCGGCCATGACGGTCTCGCTCGGGCGCTGCTGCCGGCGCACCTCCCGCTCGACGGTGATACCCTCTTTGCCGCTTCGACGGCCAAACATCGAAGAGACGACATGGCGAGCCTGATGGAGCTTTGCCATCTCGCCACCATCGTCATGGCGCGGGCGATCGCCCGCGGGGTCTACGAGGCAACCGCCCTACCGGTCGAGGGCGCGCAGATGGCATGGCGCGACCGCTACCCGAACAGCGGCTGA
- a CDS encoding aminotransferase, translating into MTDEALVDRMALPRPDVTVADAEEILLAHYGIAGTLAELGSQQDRNYRVDTDHGRYVLKICHAAYETRELEAQNAAIHHLKGKQDAPRVPDVIAANDGREIVTVTVREQDYLVRLLEYLEGQGLTELAYVAPASVAALGALCARLAQALADFSHPGLDRSLQWDLRRAGPVAVQLLSAITDSAARDRIAKTMVMAVRRIQPLAPSLRLQAVHHDVTGDNVVGHRDTRGHTIPDGVIDFGDIIRGWLVGDLAVTCAALLHQADGDPFHILPAVTAYQAIYPLIEEELKALWPLIVARAVILVASGEQQLSIDPENDYVRGNLHHERTIFDTAMSVPFELMEAAILKAAGANVAVPETSGWLPLLPDIDPEGIAYVDLGVRSPYFSAGNWLNADMDWRLLARAASENGTAATRYGEYRLSRAGLGAAKGQATCALHVDICLAAGSAIAAPFAGRIGWKDQHLTLAGENVTLHLDGLHPAVEDGAEVAAGDPLGAVFGEAFSLGGLRVQLCSVAGLEPPLFATPREAAAWSVICPSPSQLLGRDGDAPHPAAAELFARRQAHLARPQKNYYAAPPQIERGWREHLFDVEGRAYLDMVNNVTILGHGHPRLAAAINAQWLRLNTNSRFHYAAITEFSERLAALAPDGLDTVFLVNSGSEANDLAIRLAQAHSGTRNMLCLLEAYHGWSAASDAVSTSIADNPQALTTRPGWVHTVVSPNTYRGLFRGPDTAVSYLDAAAPVLEAIDAGGEGLAGFICESVYGNAGGIPLPEGYIREIYAQVRARGGLCIADEVQVGYGRLGHYFWGFEQQGVVPDIITIAKGVGNGHPLGAVITTREIAQSLEKEGSFFSSTGGSPVSCVAGMTVLDIMAEERLQENARTVGDHLKARLAALIDRHPIAGAVHGMGLYLGLEFVRDRTTLTPATEETAAICDRLLELGVIMQPTGDHQNVLKIKPPLCLSIESADFFADMLEKVLDEGW; encoded by the coding sequence ATGACCGACGAGGCGCTTGTTGATCGCATGGCGCTGCCGCGTCCCGACGTTACCGTCGCGGACGCGGAAGAGATTCTCCTTGCCCATTACGGAATAGCCGGCACTCTCGCGGAACTCGGCAGCCAGCAGGATCGAAACTACCGCGTCGATACCGATCACGGCCGCTACGTGCTGAAGATCTGCCATGCCGCCTACGAGACCCGCGAGTTGGAAGCCCAGAATGCGGCGATCCACCATCTCAAAGGCAAGCAAGACGCGCCGCGCGTTCCTGATGTGATCGCCGCCAATGACGGTCGGGAGATCGTCACCGTCACCGTGCGCGAGCAGGATTATCTGGTCCGGCTGCTGGAATATCTGGAAGGCCAGGGGCTAACAGAATTGGCATATGTGGCGCCGGCTTCCGTCGCCGCCCTCGGCGCGCTCTGCGCGCGGCTGGCGCAGGCACTTGCCGATTTCAGCCATCCCGGTCTCGACCGCAGCCTGCAATGGGATCTCCGGCGCGCCGGGCCGGTCGCGGTGCAGCTGCTATCCGCCATCACCGACAGCGCCGCGCGTGACCGGATCGCCAAGACCATGGTGATGGCCGTTCGCCGCATCCAGCCCCTGGCGCCGTCGCTTCGCCTGCAGGCTGTGCATCACGACGTCACCGGCGACAATGTCGTCGGCCATCGCGACACCCGGGGCCACACGATCCCCGACGGGGTGATCGATTTCGGCGATATCATTCGCGGCTGGCTGGTCGGCGACCTCGCCGTCACATGCGCGGCGCTGCTGCATCAGGCCGACGGCGACCCTTTTCATATCCTGCCCGCCGTCACGGCCTATCAGGCGATCTATCCGCTGATCGAGGAGGAGCTGAAAGCGCTCTGGCCGTTGATCGTCGCACGCGCGGTCATTCTCGTCGCAAGCGGCGAGCAGCAGCTTTCGATCGATCCCGAGAATGATTACGTCCGCGGCAATCTCCACCACGAGCGGACAATCTTCGATACGGCAATGTCTGTCCCCTTCGAACTCATGGAAGCAGCGATCCTCAAGGCGGCCGGCGCCAATGTTGCCGTTCCGGAAACATCGGGGTGGCTGCCATTGCTGCCCGACATCGATCCCGAGGGGATCGCCTACGTCGATCTCGGGGTGCGGAGCCCCTATTTTTCCGCCGGCAACTGGCTGAATGCGGACATGGACTGGAGGCTGCTTGCGCGCGCCGCAAGCGAAAACGGCACGGCCGCGACGCGCTACGGCGAATATCGGCTTTCCCGCGCCGGCCTGGGTGCCGCGAAGGGGCAGGCGACCTGCGCCCTCCATGTCGACATTTGCCTTGCCGCGGGAAGCGCGATTGCCGCCCCCTTTGCCGGCCGTATCGGCTGGAAGGATCAGCATCTGACCCTCGCTGGCGAAAACGTGACCTTGCATCTCGACGGGCTGCACCCCGCGGTCGAGGATGGGGCCGAGGTCGCCGCCGGCGATCCGCTCGGTGCGGTTTTCGGCGAAGCTTTCTCGCTCGGCGGACTGCGCGTCCAGCTTTGCAGCGTCGCGGGCCTTGAACCGCCGCTCTTTGCCACGCCGCGCGAGGCCGCAGCCTGGTCAGTGATCTGCCCCTCACCGTCGCAGCTTCTCGGCCGGGACGGGGATGCGCCGCATCCGGCAGCTGCCGAGCTGTTCGCCAGGCGGCAGGCGCATCTTGCAAGGCCGCAGAAGAACTACTACGCAGCGCCGCCTCAGATCGAACGTGGTTGGAGGGAGCATTTGTTCGATGTCGAGGGCCGCGCCTATCTCGACATGGTCAACAACGTTACCATTCTCGGCCATGGCCATCCGAGACTTGCGGCGGCGATCAATGCGCAATGGCTGCGGCTCAACACCAATTCCCGTTTTCACTATGCCGCGATCACCGAATTTTCCGAACGTCTCGCGGCGCTCGCGCCGGACGGGCTCGACACGGTCTTTCTCGTCAACAGCGGCTCGGAGGCGAACGATCTGGCAATCCGGCTGGCGCAGGCTCACAGCGGCACCCGCAACATGCTCTGCTTGCTCGAAGCCTATCATGGCTGGTCGGCGGCGAGTGACGCCGTCTCGACCTCGATTGCCGACAACCCTCAGGCGCTAACCACGCGGCCTGGCTGGGTGCACACCGTCGTTTCGCCGAATACCTATCGCGGGCTGTTCCGCGGCCCCGATACCGCGGTGAGCTATCTCGACGCTGCTGCGCCGGTGCTGGAAGCGATCGACGCTGGCGGCGAAGGCCTTGCCGGCTTCATCTGCGAATCGGTCTACGGCAATGCCGGCGGCATTCCGCTGCCGGAAGGTTATATCAGGGAGATTTACGCACAGGTGCGCGCCCGCGGCGGTCTCTGCATCGCCGATGAAGTGCAGGTCGGCTATGGCAGGCTCGGCCATTATTTCTGGGGCTTCGAGCAGCAGGGAGTGGTGCCTGATATCATCACCATCGCCAAGGGCGTGGGCAATGGCCATCCGCTCGGCGCCGTCATCACCACGCGCGAGATTGCGCAATCGCTGGAAAAGGAAGGCAGCTTCTTTTCCTCGACCGGCGGCAGCCCGGTCAGCTGCGTCGCCGGCATGACCGTGCTCGACATCATGGCCGAGGAGAGGCTGCAGGAAAATGCCCGGACGGTGGGCGATCATCTGAAGGCGCGGCTTGCGGCGCTGATCGACCGCCATCCGATTGCCGGCGCCGTACATGGTATGGGGCTTTATCTCGGCCTTGAATTCGTCCGCGACAGAACGACGCTCACGCCGGCGACGGAAGAGACGGCGGCGATCTGCGACAGGCTTCTCGAACTTGGCGTCATCATGCAGCCGACCGGCGATCACCAAAATGTGCTGAAGATCAAACCGCCGCTTTGCCTCAGCATCGAAAGCGCGGATTTCTTCGCCGACATGCTGGAAAAGGTGCTTGATGAAGGCTGGTGA
- the purU gene encoding formyltetrahydrofolate deformylase has protein sequence MRSYVLTVSCKSTRGIVAAISSYLAEKGCNIIDSSQFDDLDTGKFFMRVSFISEEGLSGAEISADFSAVAAPFEMDYEFHDSEKRMKVLLMVSRFGHCLNDLLYRWKIGALPIDIVGVVSNHFDYQKVVVNHDIPFHHIPVTKANKVQAEARIMEVAEQTGTELIVLARYMQILSDEMCQKMSGKIINIHHSFLPSFKGANPYKQAYGRGVKLIGATAHYVTADLDEGPIIEQDTARITHAQSPDDYVSIGRDVESQVLARAIHAHIHHRTFINGNRTVVFPASPGSYASERMG, from the coding sequence ATGAGAAGCTATGTATTGACGGTATCCTGCAAATCGACGCGCGGCATCGTGGCGGCGATTTCGAGTTATCTGGCCGAGAAGGGCTGCAACATCATCGACTCCAGCCAGTTCGACGATCTCGATACCGGCAAGTTCTTCATGCGCGTCAGCTTCATTTCCGAAGAGGGACTGTCCGGCGCCGAGATCAGCGCCGATTTTTCAGCCGTCGCCGCACCCTTCGAGATGGACTACGAATTCCACGACAGCGAGAAGCGCATGAAGGTGCTCTTGATGGTGTCGCGCTTCGGCCATTGTCTCAACGACCTGCTCTACCGCTGGAAGATCGGCGCCCTGCCGATCGACATCGTCGGCGTCGTCTCCAACCATTTCGACTACCAGAAGGTCGTCGTCAATCACGACATTCCCTTCCACCATATTCCCGTCACCAAGGCCAACAAGGTGCAGGCTGAGGCGCGGATCATGGAGGTGGCCGAGCAGACCGGCACCGAGCTGATCGTGCTTGCCCGCTACATGCAGATCCTGTCGGACGAAATGTGCCAGAAGATGTCGGGCAAGATCATCAACATCCACCACTCCTTCCTGCCGTCCTTCAAGGGCGCCAACCCTTACAAGCAGGCCTACGGCCGCGGCGTCAAGCTGATCGGGGCGACGGCCCATTACGTCACCGCCGATCTCGACGAAGGCCCGATCATCGAGCAGGACACGGCGCGCATCACCCATGCGCAGTCGCCCGACGACTATGTCTCGATCGGCCGCGATGTCGAAAGCCAGGTGCTGGCGCGCGCCATCCACGCCCATATCCACCACCGCACCTTCATCAACGGCAACCGCACCGTGGTCTTCCCGGCAAGCCCCGGAAGCTACGCATCCGAACGCATGGGCTGA